A stretch of DNA from Natrinema salaciae:
CGTCGCGCTCGATCTCGCCGACCGGTTCGACGCCGAGGTCCACGCGCTGTCGGTGATCGACGCCAGCGAGGTCGACGCCTCGCCCCAGCAGCTCCGCTCCGAGCTCCGTACCGCCCTCGAGACGACCGCCGACGCGGCGCTCGCGACCGTCGAAGAGCGGGCGGACCGAGCGGTGCAGACCGCCACCCGCGAGGGGCGGCCCGCCGCGGAGATCTGTGAATACGCTCGCGAGGTCGACGCCGACGTGGTCGCGACCGGAACCCGCGGTCGCCAC
This window harbors:
- a CDS encoding universal stress protein is translated as MFDTVVVATDGSDSVKRAVDVALDLADRFDAEVHALSVIDASEVDASPQQLRSELRTALETTADAALATVEERADRAVQTATREGRPAAEICEYAREVDADVVATGTRGRHGENRLLLGSVAERIVRTSPVPVLTVRQLDPAGDGDDGDELAVSG